A segment of the Dehalococcoidia bacterium genome:
AGGGTGAGGGTGTAATGTTTGCCTTTCAAACCACTAAGATGTTGGCAGTCAATGTGGACGCCATAGGTGCGGTGTGCTATGTTCATTTGCGGAATTTGCGACCTCAGAGGTGGCCCTGAATGTACTCCCACGATGTCCTGATCATAGGCGCTGGACTGGCCGGCATGAGAGCGGCGCTGTCCGCGGCCGAGAACGGGGCCGACGTAGCGGTCATCTCCAAGGTCCATCCTGTTCGGAGCCACTCCAACGCGGCTCAGGGCGGCATCAACGCCGCGCTTGAACACGCCGGAGACGACTGGCACGACCACGCATACGACACTGTCAAGGGATCCGACTATCTCGGAGACCAGGACGCCATCGAGATCATGTGCCGTGAGGCTGGTTCCGAAGTTATCCAGATGGAACACTACGGTGTCACCTTCAGCCGCGACGAAGAGGGCAGGCTTGGCACCCGCGCTTTCGGAGGTCAGGGTAAGGCCCGCACATTCTTCGTTGCAGACTTCACCGGCCAGGCCCTGCTGCACGTTCTCTACGAACAGATCATGAGGGCTGGAGTCCGCGTGTACGAAGAGTGGTTCGTTCTCGACCTGATAATCGAGGACGGTCAGTGCGCCGGCGCTGTAGTCATGGAGATCCGCTCCGGCGAAATCCACACTATCAGGTCCAAGGCCGTAATCATGGCCGCCGGAGGACTCGGCAGGGTGTTCGAGCCTTCAACCAACGCTCTAATCTGCACAGGGGATGGAATGGGCCTCGCATACCGCGCAGGCGCGTCCCTGATGGACATGGAGATGGTCCAGTACCATCCCACCACCCTCAAGGGCAGCGGCGTGCTGATCACCGAAGGTGCCCGCGGCGAAGGCGCCTACCTGCTGAATTCCGAGGGCGAACGCTTCATGAAGCGCTACGCCCCCAACATGATGGAACTGGCTTCCCGTGATGTGGTCTCCAGGGCTGAGCAGACTGAGATCAACGAGGGAAGGGGTGTAGATGGCTGTGTCTTCCTGGATATGAGACACCTCGGCGAGCGCGTGATTCGCGAACGCCTGACTCAGATCCTAGACATTGCCCGAGACTTCGCCAACGTCAATCTTCTGGAAGAGCCTGTCCCGATCCGTCCCGGTATGCACTACCAGATGGGTGGCATCAAGACAGACATAGACGGGCAGACCCAGCTCCCCGGTCTCTACGCCGCTGGCGAGGTTGCTTGCGTAAGCGTCCATGGCGGCAACAGGCTCGGCGCGAACTCACTCCTTGACACCCTCGTCTTCGGGCGACGCTCAGGCGTACACGCGGCTGAGGCTGCCAGGTCCAAGTCCCACGGCTCCGTTGATGACTCGGCCGCGGACGGACAGAAGGCCAACATTCAGCGACTTCTCGACAACGAACAGAACGGCGGCGACATGTTCGGCCAAATCAGGCAGGATATGGGCGGCACGATGAACGAACACCTGGCCGTCTACAGAAACCAGGATGGTATGGAGACCGCCCTGGATACGGTCAGGCAGCTCCGAGAGCGCTACCGGTCTGTCTACGTACCCGACAAGGGCAAGACCTGGAACACCAATCTGGTTTTTACGCTGGAACTCGGCTTCATGCTTGACTGCGCGGAAGCGGTTACTCTTGCGGCAATCGAGCGCAAGGAGAGCCGTGGCGCTCACACTCGTGAGGACTTCCCCGAACGTGACGATGAAAACTGGCTCAAACACATACTGGTTGAGCAGACTGAAGACGGCCCGGCGCTTTCCGAAATGCCCGTCGTCATAACGCAGTGGGAGCCTCAGGTCCGAAGTTACTAAAAGACTACCCCCTCTCCCCAAACGAGAGGGCTGGGGTGATTAGTTCGATAAACCTCAACCCTACAGGCGATAAAGGGAACATATATGCAAGTTAAGTTCAGGGTCAAGAGATTCGATCCCGACGCTGATCGTCCGGTCGTGCACTACGACGACTTCGAGCTTGAGATGGACGAGTCCAACACTGTTTTGGACGGGTTGATTCGAATTCGCGAAGAGATGGACGGCACCCTCGCTCTGCGCTGCTCATGCCGGAGCGCGATCTGTGGCTCTTGTGCGATGCGCATCAATGGTCAGGCTGGCTTGGCGTGTAACACGTTGCTTATCCACGCCATGCCCAAAGACGGTGGCCCAATCGTCGTCGAACCGGCCGGCAACCTGGAAGTCCAGAAGGACCTCATCGTTGACTTCGCCCCGT
Coding sequences within it:
- a CDS encoding FAD-dependent oxidoreductase — protein: MYSHDVLIIGAGLAGMRAALSAAENGADVAVISKVHPVRSHSNAAQGGINAALEHAGDDWHDHAYDTVKGSDYLGDQDAIEIMCREAGSEVIQMEHYGVTFSRDEEGRLGTRAFGGQGKARTFFVADFTGQALLHVLYEQIMRAGVRVYEEWFVLDLIIEDGQCAGAVVMEIRSGEIHTIRSKAVIMAAGGLGRVFEPSTNALICTGDGMGLAYRAGASLMDMEMVQYHPTTLKGSGVLITEGARGEGAYLLNSEGERFMKRYAPNMMELASRDVVSRAEQTEINEGRGVDGCVFLDMRHLGERVIRERLTQILDIARDFANVNLLEEPVPIRPGMHYQMGGIKTDIDGQTQLPGLYAAGEVACVSVHGGNRLGANSLLDTLVFGRRSGVHAAEAARSKSHGSVDDSAADGQKANIQRLLDNEQNGGDMFGQIRQDMGGTMNEHLAVYRNQDGMETALDTVRQLRERYRSVYVPDKGKTWNTNLVFTLELGFMLDCAEAVTLAAIERKESRGAHTREDFPERDDENWLKHILVEQTEDGPALSEMPVVITQWEPQVRSY